TGCGGCGTAGATTCGGATCCGTGCACAAGCTGCCAATCTTAGCTGCGAGATCGCCGGCATCTCCGGATTCGAATTTCACGGCCGCTTGTCCCATTTCCAGAATCTCCCTCGCGCCTCCAATCCCGCTGGAAATGACCGGGCGGCCACATGCCATAGCCTCCATAATCACTCGCCCGAATGGTTCCGGTTGAGTGCTGGCATGGACCACAACGTCGAGCGCGCGAATGGCGCTGGGGGAATCCTCGACGAAACCAGTGAAGCCGACACGATCTGTGATGGCGAGGCCAGCCGCATAGGTGCGAAGCTTGGCGAGGGAAAGTTGGCTATCAGCCGTGCGGTAAAGCGGGCCTCCAATTACATAGCCACGTATCGGCAATCGGCGCGGCAAGCGGGAAATGGCTTCCATGAAGAGCTGATGGCCTTTCCACCACGCCATAGTTGCGATAAGTCCTACGCGCACCGTGCCCGGCCGGGTGGGAGAAAATCCTGCCAACGCATCGAGATTAAGCGCCGGACCCTCGGGATGAAAGCGTTCCAGGTCCACGGCGTTGTAAATCGTGCGCAGTGTGAAGGAAGACGTAATCTGTGGTCCGCAGAGCATGCGGATGTCATCCGCCACGCTGTTGGAGTTGGCGATGACGGCAGCACAGCCGGCAACATTGGAGCGAAAGAATCGGGCCATCAAAGGCCGTGAGCTGACGTAATCATGCACATGCCAGATAACCGGAATCGCAGAGGGGCGGGACCACAGGCCCAGCAAGTGCATCTTGAATCCGTTGGTGTGAATTAAGTCGGGGCGCAGCCTCTCGAGCAGCCGCCGCAGCGCACGGCGATAGCGCACCACCGGCAGCGCCGAACGAGAGAGCTTGCTGGCCAGCCGTAGAAGCCGGGCATTGCCAGGCGCAGACGGAACATAGGCGGAATCCCCGATCTGAGCGATGGCCTGGGGGAAGGGGA
This genomic stretch from Terriglobales bacterium harbors:
- a CDS encoding glycosyltransferase, yielding MRIVFLNPSAHLGGAEACLLDTLAAVKAARPDWSLLLVTGEDGSLLPRAAELGISYEVLPFPQAIAQIGDSAYVPSAPGNARLLRLASKLSRSALPVVRYRRALRRLLERLRPDLIHTNGFKMHLLGLWSRPSAIPVIWHVHDYVSSRPLMARFFRSNVAGCAAVIANSNSVADDIRMLCGPQITSSFTLRTIYNAVDLERFHPEGPALNLDALAGFSPTRPGTVRVGLIATMAWWKGHQLFMEAISRLPRRLPIRGYVIGGPLYRTADSQLSLAKLRTYAAGLAITDRVGFTGFVEDSPSAIRALDVVVHASTQPEPFGRVIMEAMACGRPVISSGIGGAREILEMGQAAVKFESGDAGDLAAKIGSLCTDPNLRR